The genomic window CTGCCGGGCCACACCGCCCTTTGGCGCGTTCACATTGACATATTCGAAATGCTCGAAGCCGTCCGGATATTTCGGGTCACCCATGAGGGAGGAGCCGTGCAGCCAGGTTTCGAATTCGACCGCCAGTGCATCGCCAGAACCTGCGATCAGACCGGCGGTTGCCATGGGCGCAAGAGCCAGCGAGAAACACAAAGCCCGCAAGGGGGAGGTCTTGCGACGACGCAAGGAATGAGGCACGGTTCGTCTCCTTCAATCAAGGGTCTCAAAATACATCAGGTCAAGCGCTCGTCATCCGGTCAGAACCATCCGATGACAGGCATGCAATCATTTCAAAGGCCCATCCCGTTCGAAAATCAAACGATTTGGCATGGATAGGCTCATGCCACCTTAGCAAAGCCCGACCCTTGCGAGTAGCTCCAATCTGGTGGCAGGACCCACATTGTTCCTTGCGGACGCTGGTTCAAGACATTTTCAGGCGCAATCGGACAGCAATGTGGCAGAATCATCCACATTTTCATGAAATTTTCTTAAGGATCAGTAGATCTTAGGCTCAATCGGCAGCTTCGAGCAGCACCGCTCCTGTTGCTTCGAATAGCTGTTGTGGGGCCACCTTGAAGACTGCGTTGGGTGCGCCTGCCGCGGCCCAGACGACGTCGAAGGTCAACAGGTCTGGGTCCATATAGACCGCCATCTCGCATAGGTGTCCGATCGGGGCGACCCCGCCAATGGCAAAGCCAGTTTCCGCTCGCACCTTTTTGGCATCAGCCCGGTCAAGGCTCGAGCCGATGACCTTTGCCGCGAGATCGAGGTCGGCCCGGTTGTGCCCGGCGATCAGCAGGAGCACGAGCTGCTGGTTGTCGTGACGCTCGAAGATCAGGCTCTTGACGATCTGCGCAACCTCGCAGGAGCAGGCCGCAGCGGCGTCTTCTGCGGTGCGGGTGGACTCCGGCATCACCAGAATGTCCACATCGAGGCCGAGGGCCTTTGCCGCAGCATCAACGCGGTCTTTCGAGCTTTGCTTGCCCTTGGGCTTCTGCATTTCATTCATTCAGACAATGACCTCCATGGCCTCTTGTGCGCCCACGCCGAAGACGCGCTTGTAACGTTCGATTTCGTCTTTTGGCCCCATGGCCTTGTTCGGATTGTCCGACAGTTTGACGGTCGGTCTGCCATTGGCCGAAACGGCCTTGCAGACGAGTGAGAAGGGAGCAAGTCCGTCGTCCGGGACAAGGCCTCTGAAGTCGTTGGTCAGAAGGGTGCCCCAGCCAAACGAGATCCTGACCCGTCCGTTGAAGCGGGCATAAAGTGACGCGATCTCGTCGACATCAAGCCCGTCCGAGAAAATGATCAGCTTTTCTTTCGGGTCCTCTCCCCGGTCAAGCCACCATTTGATGGCGATCTCGGCCGCTTCTGCCGGTTGCCCACTGTCGATACGGATGCCGGTCCAGTTGGTCAGCCAGCCCGGCGCCCGCTCGAGAAAGCCCTTGGTGCCATAGGTGTCCGGCAGGATGACCTGAAGATTGCCGTCATGCTCGCGCTGCCAGTCTTCCAGCACCCGGTAAGGGGCATAGGCGAGCTCTTCGTCGCTCTCGGCAAGAGCCG from uncultured Cohaesibacter sp. includes these protein-coding regions:
- a CDS encoding YbaK/EbsC family protein, whose amino-acid sequence is MNEMQKPKGKQSSKDRVDAAAKALGLDVDILVMPESTRTAEDAAAACSCEVAQIVKSLIFERHDNQQLVLLLIAGHNRADLDLAAKVIGSSLDRADAKKVRAETGFAIGGVAPIGHLCEMAVYMDPDLLTFDVVWAAAGAPNAVFKVAPQQLFEATGAVLLEAAD